The Candidatus Caccoplasma merdavium region GGGGAGAAATACGGGTAAACAACCTCTTTCTCTCCGGCGAATCGTTTATCGCCTACCCCTACCGCGTCGTCTACACCGTGAGCGAAGCCGCACGTCCCGCCCCGACAGCCCTGCTGGTGAGTATCCCCAAGAAACGATTCAAACGCGCCGTCAAGCGCAACCGGCTGCGCCGCTGCACCAAAGAAGCCTTCCGCCTCAACAAGACGATTCTCAACACCCCGTTGCTGGCCGCCGGGAAAAGCATCGACATGGCCCTCATCTACCTCGACAAGGAGATGCAACCCTACACCCTGCTCGAAAAGCGCATGAAGGAGTTGCTGCAAAAGCTGGCCGCCCGAATCGTCCCGGCCTCCGAGGAAACCACAAACGACTAACCTCCCGACCATGCTGCGGCTCATCAAAAAAGCACTCTCGGCCCTTCTCCTGCTCCCCATCTACTTCTACCGGGCCTGCATCTCACCGCTCAAACCACCCAGTTGCCGCTATGTGCCCACCTGCTCGCAATATGCCATCGAGGCCATACGCCTGCACGGCCCGGGTCTCGGCCTGTGGCTCGCGCTGAAACGCATCGGCCACTGCCACCCCTGGGGCGGGAGCGGATACGACCCCGTCCCGGGCATCACCCGGTATGACGTCCACACCCATCGGTTACGCCCCGTCACCCCGCGCGAATATGCCATCTGCAACCCCTATCCCCACTATCCGCTGACGGTGGTGGAAGAACGCCCCGACTGCCGTTTCTCGGTGGGCATTCACCCCTACCAGAGCGACACGACGACCGAAGCCGACTGGGACGAAACAGCCCGCATCGCCCGCCTGCCGCAAGTCGTCGCCATCGGCGAGTGCGGCCTCGACACGACCCGCGGGGCCGACCTGAGCCGCCAAGCCGCCCTCTTCGAGCGGCACATCGCCCTCGCCGAAGAGGTACAAAAACCGCTCATCATTCACTGCGTGAAAGCTTTCGACACGCTCATCGCCCTGCGGCGCAAATGGAAACCCGCACAACCATGGATTATCCACGGTTTCCGCGGGAAACCGCAGCAAGCCGGCCAACTGCTGCACGAAGGCATCACGATAAGTTTCGGCACGAAACACAACCCCGCGACCCTGCAAACGCTGGCACCCGGCCTTTGCTTCTTCGAGAGCGACGAAGAGCCCACCCCCATCGACACACTCTACCGCACCGCAGCCCGGGAATGGAAAATCCCCCGCTACATCGCCGTGGCACGCACAGCCGAAAGCGCCGGAGAAGTGTGGCCGGCACCACGAAATGAAGAAGGGCAAAAAAGCACTCTATAAGAAGGATTTCCCCATAAAATCATTATCTTTGCCGGAGTTTCCACGAAAAGGCAGGCACAAAAGGCGGAGCAAACGCCCCGGTGCGCCCCATCGTCGACCGACCGAAAAATTTTAACGCTAAAAATAAAAAACTACTTCGATGAATTTCATAGAAGAATTGGAATGGCGCGGCATGATACACACCACGATGCCGGGCACAAAAGAACTCCTCGAAAAGGAGATGGTTACGGCATACCTGGGCATCGACCCCACGGCCGACTCGCTGCACATCGGGCACCTCTGCGGCGTGATGATGCTGCGGCACTTCCAACGCTGCGGCCACAAACCCATCGCGCTGGTGGGCGGAGCCACCGGCATGATAGGCGACCCCTCGGGCAAATCGCAAGAACGCAACCTGCTCGACGAAGAGACCCTGCGCCACAACCAGGAGTGCATCAAAAAGCAGTTGAGCCACTTCCTCGACTTCGAATCGGACGCCCCCAACCGGGCCGAACTGGTGAACAACTACGACTGGATGAAAAACTTCTCGTTCCTCGACTTCGCCCGCACCGTAGGCAAGCACATCACCGTCAACTACATGATGGCCAAGGAATCGGTGCAGAAACGCCTCAACGGCGAAGCCCGCGACGGACTCTCGTTCACCGAATTCACCTATCAGCTGCTGCAAGGCTACGACTTCCTGCACCTCTACGAGACCAAGAACTGCAAACTGCAACTCGGCGGGTCGGACCAATGGGGAAACATCACCACCGGAGCCGAACTGATACGCCGCACCAACGGCGGTGAAGCGTTTGCCCTCACCTGCCCCCTCATTACCAAGGCCGACGGTACGAAATTCGGCAAAACCGAGTCGGGCAACGTATGGCTCGACGCCCGCTACACCTCGCCCTACAAGTTCTACCAGTTCTGGCTCAACGTGAGCGACGAAGACGCCGCCCGCTACATCAAGATATTCACCTCGCTCACACGAGAAGAAATAGAGGCACTCATTGCCGAGCAACAGGCCGCCCCGCACCTGCGCCCGCTGCAAAAACGCCTGGCCCGCGAAGTCACCGTCATGGTACACTCCGAAGCCGACTACGAGGCCGCCGTCGAAGCCTCGGGCATACTCTTCGGCAACTCCACCTCGGAGCAGTTGCACCGCCTCGACGAAGATACCCTGTTGGCCGTATTCGAAGGCGTGCCCCAATTTGAAATCTCCCGCGACGAGTTGGCTGCCGGCATACGCGCCGTCGACCTGCTCACCGAGAAAGCCGCCGTATTCCCCTCGAAAGGAGAAATGCGCAAGACCACACAAGGCGGCGGCGTCTCGATCAACAAGGAGAAACTCACCGAGTTCGATACCACCTTGTCGACCGACCATCTGCTCAACGGGAAATACCTCCTCGTGCAAAAAGGAAAGAAAAATTATTTCTTAATTATTGCAAAATAAAACCGAATTTCCCTTGCAGATACAAAATCTTGCGCTATCTTTGTCGCGCTTTTAGAGGTTTTGCATCTCTTCAAGATCAGGATTGTCTTATGGTGTAATGGTAGCACAACAGATTTTGGTTCTGTTTGTCTAGGTTCGAATCCTAGTAAGACAACCACAAGGAGTCATTCTCACGATGACTCCTTTTTTTATTCATCACTTCATCAAGAATCCCCCCCCAACAACGCCTACCGGCACATTCGATTGCAACACCAAAAGCGGCACACACTCCTCAAAAAACTTTTAAAACCACATAAATAATCAATATGCGGAAAATTTGTAACAGGAATGTGCCATTTCCTACCTATTTATAGGTATTTTTTACAAATTGCGACAAAAAACATCTTCCATATCATATTTTATATTTACTTTGCAAAAAATTTCAGAGAACCTAAACAAAATGAAATCCGACCTACGGACATTCAAAAAAATCTTCTTCTGTTTCTTGCTGTTCACAAATGTTCCCGTCATCGCACTATGTG contains the following coding sequences:
- a CDS encoding ribonuclease P protein component; translated protein: MCDNRLTRDERLRGEIRVNNLFLSGESFIAYPYRVVYTVSEAARPAPTALLVSIPKKRFKRAVKRNRLRRCTKEAFRLNKTILNTPLLAAGKSIDMALIYLDKEMQPYTLLEKRMKELLQKLAARIVPASEETTND
- the yidD gene encoding membrane protein insertion efficiency factor YidD, yielding MLRLIKKALSALLLLPIYFYRACISPLKPPSCRYVPTCSQYAIEAIRLHGPGLGLWLALKRIGHCHPWGGSGYDPVPGITRYDVHTHRLRPVTPREYAICNPYPHYPLTVVEERPDCRFSVGIHPYQSDTTTEADWDETARIARLPQVVAIGECGLDTTRGADLSRQAALFERHIALAEEVQKPLIIHCVKAFDTLIALRRKWKPAQPWIIHGFRGKPQQAGQLLHEGITISFGTKHNPATLQTLAPGLCFFESDEEPTPIDTLYRTAAREWKIPRYIAVARTAESAGEVWPAPRNEEGQKSTL
- a CDS encoding tyrosine--tRNA ligase; translated protein: MNFIEELEWRGMIHTTMPGTKELLEKEMVTAYLGIDPTADSLHIGHLCGVMMLRHFQRCGHKPIALVGGATGMIGDPSGKSQERNLLDEETLRHNQECIKKQLSHFLDFESDAPNRAELVNNYDWMKNFSFLDFARTVGKHITVNYMMAKESVQKRLNGEARDGLSFTEFTYQLLQGYDFLHLYETKNCKLQLGGSDQWGNITTGAELIRRTNGGEAFALTCPLITKADGTKFGKTESGNVWLDARYTSPYKFYQFWLNVSDEDAARYIKIFTSLTREEIEALIAEQQAAPHLRPLQKRLAREVTVMVHSEADYEAAVEASGILFGNSTSEQLHRLDEDTLLAVFEGVPQFEISRDELAAGIRAVDLLTEKAAVFPSKGEMRKTTQGGGVSINKEKLTEFDTTLSTDHLLNGKYLLVQKGKKNYFLIIAK